A stretch of the Candidatus Neomarinimicrobiota bacterium genome encodes the following:
- a CDS encoding Rrf2 family transcriptional regulator, which yields MSELKWRIKKMEFTSKSEHAIHGVYYLSNKPENMVVYVSEIAREQNVSESYLAKIFQALSKAGLVSSYRGSKGGYTLSKRPEDINLKEIVGAVESTNPIFNCSGVKSNCSINIQCMILETFQAAEDKMFEVLESVTMKGIADQLAGQPIYIEN from the coding sequence TTGTCCGAATTAAAATGGCGGATAAAAAAGATGGAATTTACCTCAAAAAGCGAGCATGCGATACACGGTGTATATTACCTTTCCAACAAACCGGAGAACATGGTAGTCTACGTTAGTGAAATTGCAAGAGAGCAAAACGTCTCGGAGAGTTATCTCGCGAAAATATTTCAGGCTCTTTCAAAGGCCGGATTAGTAAGTTCTTACCGCGGATCGAAAGGCGGCTATACTCTTTCGAAACGACCGGAAGATATAAACCTGAAAGAGATTGTCGGAGCGGTGGAGAGTACCAACCCAATATTCAACTGTAGTGGAGTTAAGTCAAACTGTTCGATAAACATCCAATGTATGATTCTGGAGACTTTTCAGGCTGCGGAAGATAAGATGTTCGAGGTGTTGGAAAGCGTCACCATGAAAGGTATCGCCGATCAGCTTGCGGGTCAGCCGATTTATATCGAAAACTAA
- a CDS encoding Mrp/NBP35 family ATP-binding protein, producing MNKEQAMKILRGIKYPGFSRDIVSFGILKDVEIDGKKAVVSVNISTSDEKKKEDITSSITEGLKSTGEIEEVQFEEAEPLKRQKDPQPQNQWASQALIEGVKHTVAVASGKGGVGKSTVAANLAVSLSKLGHSVGLLDCDIYGPSVPTIMGVSEKPGIGEGRKIIPLEKHGIKLMSLGLLLDDESPVIWRGPIVAKLITQFIDDITWGELDYLILDLPPGTGDVQLTLAQKVKLTGAVIVTTPQDLALLDADKGAAMFRQVNAPVLGIVENMSMFHCPHCDGETDIFGSGGGEREALKLQVPFLGKIPIESSIRISGDEGTPVSLSEPDSISSKAFLEIAERVEAAVGVREESRVLETA from the coding sequence ATGAATAAAGAACAGGCAATGAAGATATTAAGGGGGATTAAGTATCCCGGTTTCAGTCGTGATATAGTATCCTTCGGGATTTTAAAAGACGTAGAGATAGACGGCAAGAAGGCTGTTGTATCAGTGAACATCAGCACAAGTGACGAAAAGAAGAAAGAGGATATCACAAGCTCGATAACGGAAGGTCTTAAATCGACCGGTGAAATCGAGGAAGTCCAATTTGAAGAAGCGGAACCGCTTAAACGTCAGAAAGATCCACAGCCGCAAAATCAATGGGCAAGTCAGGCACTGATAGAGGGCGTAAAACATACTGTCGCGGTGGCGAGCGGCAAGGGTGGAGTGGGTAAATCAACGGTGGCGGCTAATCTTGCGGTGTCTCTTTCAAAACTCGGACACAGCGTAGGTCTTCTTGACTGCGACATTTACGGACCGAGTGTGCCGACGATAATGGGCGTCAGCGAAAAACCCGGAATCGGCGAAGGGAGAAAAATCATCCCGTTAGAAAAACACGGAATCAAACTAATGTCTCTCGGGTTACTGCTTGACGATGAATCACCTGTCATCTGGCGTGGACCGATAGTAGCCAAGCTCATAACTCAGTTTATTGACGATATAACATGGGGAGAATTGGATTATCTGATCTTGGACCTTCCTCCCGGTACAGGCGACGTGCAGCTCACGCTCGCTCAGAAAGTAAAGTTGACGGGAGCGGTTATAGTCACAACGCCGCAGGACCTTGCCCTGTTAGATGCGGACAAGGGAGCCGCGATGTTCCGACAGGTCAACGCGCCCGTTCTCGGTATCGTCGAGAACATGAGCATGTTCCACTGTCCCCACTGTGATGGAGAGACGGATATCTTCGGCAGCGGAGGCGGCGAGAGGGAAGCGCTGAAACTTCAGGTGCCTTTCCTCGGGAAAATTCCAATCGAGTCGTCCATAAGAATAAGCGGAGATGAGGGAACTCCAGTATCATTAAGCGAGCCGGACTCAATCTCCTCGAAAGCATTTCTTGAGATAGCGGAAAGAGTCGAAGCGGCAGTAGGCGTGAGGGAAGAATCAAGGGTATTGGAAACAGCATAA
- a CDS encoding DUF59 domain-containing protein, whose amino-acid sequence MVNESEVLEALKDCFDPEIPVNIVDLGLIYDVDIVDKSVKITMTLTAQGCTMSGQISADVTGRLRALDGIEQADVDIVWDPAWNPTMMSDAAKEKMGF is encoded by the coding sequence ATGGTAAATGAAAGTGAAGTACTTGAGGCGCTGAAAGATTGTTTCGATCCGGAGATCCCGGTGAACATAGTCGATCTCGGACTGATTTATGACGTAGACATAGTAGATAAATCAGTGAAAATAACTATGACGCTTACAGCACAAGGCTGCACGATGAGCGGACAGATCTCAGCTGATGTTACCGGAAGACTGAGAGCCCTGGACGGAATTGAGCAGGCTGATGTGGACATCGTTTGGGACCCGGCGTGGAATCCCACAATGATGAGCGATGCCGCCAAGGAGAAAATGGGATTCTAA
- a CDS encoding sulfurtransferase TusA family protein produces MNIIPDKELDTIGYLCPYPIIETNKFIKTIEVGEILSISSDDGAIILDMPAWCNSNGHEYLGEEKLENISGYIVYVQKGERKRE; encoded by the coding sequence ATGAATATTATTCCGGACAAAGAATTGGATACAATAGGTTATCTGTGTCCTTACCCTATCATTGAAACCAACAAATTTATCAAAACTATCGAAGTCGGAGAAATCCTGTCAATATCATCCGATGACGGGGCGATCATTCTGGATATGCCCGCATGGTGCAACAGCAACGGTCATGAGTATCTCGGCGAGGAGAAATTAGAAAATATAAGCGGTTACATCGTTTACGTGCAAAAAGGGGAGCGTAAGCGGGAATGA
- a CDS encoding isoprenyl transferase: MKEPEAEDKLVQEEIRASGKLPNHIAIIMDGNGRWAKSRGLPRVAGHGEGIKSVKDIVEACGQLGIENLTLYTFSVENWSRPKREVSALMKLLLRTIRRELKELMKNNVVISTIGNLDDLPADAAKEMRHAMENTAKNTGLRLHLALSYGSRKEIINAVKNIIIAVESGELKLEDIDEAVFSDYLYTKDIPDPDLLIRTSGEARISNFLLWQVAYTEIYITETLWPRFRREQLYEAIRDYQSRERRFGLVSEQVGKQKEAATTS; the protein is encoded by the coding sequence ATGAAGGAACCTGAAGCAGAAGACAAACTGGTGCAAGAGGAAATTCGGGCATCGGGAAAATTACCGAATCACATTGCAATAATTATGGATGGCAACGGCAGGTGGGCAAAATCGAGAGGATTGCCGAGGGTTGCCGGTCATGGCGAAGGTATCAAGTCGGTAAAGGATATAGTTGAAGCCTGCGGACAATTGGGAATCGAAAATCTTACTCTCTACACTTTTTCCGTTGAGAACTGGAGTCGTCCTAAAAGAGAGGTTTCCGCGCTGATGAAACTTCTTTTGAGAACTATTCGTCGTGAACTAAAAGAGTTAATGAAAAATAATGTTGTGATATCCACTATCGGAAACCTTGACGACCTTCCGGCCGATGCGGCAAAGGAAATGAGGCATGCCATGGAGAATACGGCAAAAAACACCGGTCTAAGGCTGCACCTCGCGCTCTCTTATGGTTCACGCAAAGAGATAATAAATGCTGTCAAGAATATCATTATCGCCGTTGAGTCGGGGGAATTGAAATTAGAAGATATAGACGAAGCAGTCTTTTCGGATTATCTGTACACAAAGGATATCCCGGACCCTGATTTGTTGATAAGGACGAGCGGAGAGGCGCGGATCAGCAACTTTCTATTGTGGCAGGTAGCCTATACGGAGATTTACATTACTGAAACTCTCTGGCCCAGATTCCGTAGAGAACAGTTGTACGAGGCAATAAGGGATTATCAAAGCCGTGAAAGAAGATTCGGGTTAGTAAGCGAACAGGTAGGAAAACAAAAAGAAGCTGCGACAACCTCTTGA
- the bamA gene encoding outer membrane protein assembly factor BamA, which translates to MKRVFYKLSAIKILLIVLSTYSAGIAQEKIQIFSVDVEGNKSASSNVIIRNSGLSPGKSISGDDIRDAISKLWAMKIFSDVQILAEKQVEEGIYLLIKVEEYLKIDKYELKGNKEIKDDKLEEVVTFFRGQRITPHMEMRTIRAIKDLYKEKGFLLAEISTERIPSEKEDYIILRFNIKEGSKVKIRGVRVSGVENFSEGKIKKQMKKTKEKGKLRFWRKGNFDKDEYEEDKKNIVQFYQDNGYRDAEIVRDSLYYNDSLEKLFIDITVKEGMHYKLGKLTFEGNQLFNDEELSRVLGLTEGDDYSEKELDLAVYENLTGIYMDRGYIYVNIQPVQIPSAEDRVDIEFSIQENQKVFVRNVNIYGNTKTKEKVIRREMKIFPGEVFSRTKLIRSQREVWILNYFANVIPNIRPVDDDEIDIEISVEEKQTDRANASAGFSQRDGAIGSIGVDFNNFIGNGQVLSFNWQFGRVYRALSIGFTEPWLFDTPTLAGFRVFSTKRRGVFFPLDQKEIGGSISLGRRFKWPDDYFRGNASLRIAERQFDNISDRSILERLITKVEADKIPDNEIGDKVIKTHQRSITTAISRDSRDRPEFPTQGSVFTLVSQISGGPLGGNEDFYKNTITVDWYTPVFWKFVLFSKYKYGAIGTFKKNAFIPWDEYFFMGGSGLTIGEPLRGYDDRTVGPPSPTQSNFALGARVLAKFSIELRFPIAPNPTIFGLFFYEGGNTWLDMKSTDVFDLRKSAGFGLRMFMPLVGLIGFDMGYGFDDLTTPGEREGWKVHFQFGRQF; encoded by the coding sequence ATGAAAAGAGTCTTTTACAAATTGTCCGCTATCAAGATATTGTTGATCGTTTTATCGACCTATTCGGCGGGAATCGCACAGGAAAAGATTCAGATATTCAGTGTTGACGTCGAAGGAAATAAGAGCGCCTCATCGAATGTCATTATAAGAAATTCCGGGCTTTCACCGGGTAAGTCGATATCAGGTGATGACATCCGGGATGCCATCAGCAAGTTGTGGGCTATGAAGATATTTTCGGACGTTCAGATTCTGGCAGAAAAACAGGTTGAAGAAGGAATCTATCTGTTAATCAAGGTCGAAGAATATTTAAAAATTGATAAATACGAGCTTAAAGGCAACAAAGAGATAAAGGACGACAAATTAGAGGAGGTCGTTACGTTTTTCCGGGGTCAGCGAATCACCCCTCATATGGAAATGCGCACTATCCGGGCGATAAAAGATCTCTATAAGGAAAAAGGGTTCCTCCTTGCGGAAATCAGCACCGAACGTATTCCCTCGGAAAAGGAAGATTACATAATTCTGAGATTTAACATCAAGGAAGGGTCAAAGGTCAAAATACGGGGTGTCCGTGTAAGCGGAGTAGAAAATTTCTCGGAAGGCAAGATAAAGAAACAGATGAAGAAGACCAAAGAAAAAGGGAAATTAAGATTCTGGCGAAAGGGGAATTTTGATAAAGACGAATATGAAGAGGATAAAAAGAACATAGTTCAGTTCTACCAGGATAACGGATACCGGGATGCGGAGATCGTAAGGGACTCGCTTTATTATAACGATAGTTTAGAGAAGCTCTTCATAGACATAACTGTCAAAGAGGGAATGCACTATAAGTTAGGGAAACTGACGTTCGAGGGTAATCAGCTCTTCAACGACGAAGAGCTGTCCCGCGTTCTCGGGCTGACCGAAGGTGATGACTACAGCGAAAAAGAGCTCGATTTAGCCGTGTACGAAAACCTCACCGGCATATATATGGACAGGGGTTATATATATGTGAACATCCAGCCGGTACAAATCCCTTCGGCAGAGGATAGAGTGGATATTGAGTTCAGCATACAGGAAAACCAAAAAGTATTTGTTCGGAACGTCAACATTTACGGGAATACGAAGACAAAGGAAAAAGTCATCCGGAGAGAAATGAAGATATTCCCGGGCGAAGTATTCAGCAGGACTAAACTTATTCGAAGCCAGCGGGAAGTATGGATACTTAATTACTTCGCCAATGTAATTCCTAATATCCGGCCTGTGGACGATGATGAGATCGATATCGAAATCTCTGTTGAGGAGAAACAGACTGACAGGGCGAATGCCTCTGCGGGATTTTCTCAGCGTGACGGGGCGATAGGTTCAATCGGAGTCGATTTCAATAACTTCATCGGAAACGGTCAGGTGCTTTCTTTTAACTGGCAGTTCGGCAGAGTATACCGGGCGTTATCGATTGGATTTACCGAACCTTGGTTATTTGACACCCCGACGCTTGCGGGTTTTCGGGTTTTCTCGACAAAGAGGAGGGGAGTCTTTTTTCCCCTCGATCAAAAGGAAATTGGCGGCTCTATAAGTTTAGGCAGGCGGTTTAAATGGCCTGACGATTACTTCAGGGGAAACGCTTCACTGCGAATTGCCGAACGGCAATTTGATAACATAAGCGACCGCAGTATTCTTGAAAGGCTGATAACAAAGGTTGAAGCCGACAAAATTCCTGATAATGAGATCGGTGACAAGGTCATCAAAACACACCAGAGAAGCATTACGACGGCGATATCAAGGGACAGCAGGGACAGACCGGAATTTCCAACTCAGGGTTCGGTGTTCACCCTTGTCTCACAAATATCCGGCGGTCCTCTCGGCGGAAACGAAGATTTCTACAAGAACACCATAACAGTCGATTGGTACACACCGGTGTTCTGGAAGTTTGTCCTGTTCAGCAAATATAAATACGGAGCGATAGGGACGTTCAAGAAAAACGCATTTATTCCCTGGGACGAATATTTTTTCATGGGAGGAAGCGGGTTGACTATCGGCGAGCCTCTTCGCGGCTATGACGACAGGACGGTAGGTCCGCCGAGTCCGACACAGAGTAATTTTGCGCTGGGAGCCCGTGTTCTTGCAAAATTTTCAATCGAGCTAAGATTTCCGATTGCCCCGAACCCCACTATATTCGGACTGTTCTTCTATGAAGGAGGTAATACGTGGCTCGATATGAAATCGACTGACGTATTCGATCTCAGAAAATCCGCCGGATTTGGGCTAAGGATGTTTATGCCGCTCGTCGGTCTAATCGGTTTCGACATGGGATACGGATTCGACGATTTGACTACTCCCGGCGAAAGAGAGGGTTGGAAGGTTCACTTCCAGTTCGGAAGACAATTTTAA
- a CDS encoding OmpH family outer membrane protein has translation MNKSIIAALLMFLAADVSYAQKVKVGYVDKIKVLTELESWQEVDRQLLIMKEDAEFELQIMLREADSLGSVLQNQMMLTETMRGQLQGRIEQLSRDYQRIGMARQQELMQKENDLKGPIIKGFNDAVRKLGIDEEYTFIYDLSINSILFASGGRDLTEQVLFEMRKMFK, from the coding sequence TTGAATAAATCAATTATTGCCGCGCTTTTGATGTTTCTTGCTGCCGACGTTTCATATGCTCAGAAAGTCAAGGTAGGTTACGTGGATAAAATTAAGGTGCTGACCGAACTGGAAAGCTGGCAGGAAGTCGATAGACAACTTCTGATAATGAAAGAGGATGCCGAGTTCGAACTGCAGATAATGCTTAGAGAAGCTGACAGTCTCGGCAGTGTCCTGCAAAATCAAATGATGCTCACAGAAACGATGCGGGGTCAGCTTCAAGGGAGAATCGAACAGTTATCACGGGATTATCAGAGAATCGGCATGGCACGGCAGCAAGAGCTTATGCAGAAAGAAAACGATCTTAAAGGTCCGATAATTAAGGGGTTTAACGATGCCGTCAGGAAGCTCGGCATCGATGAAGAATATACATTTATTTACGATCTGTCCATAAACAGCATTCTTTTTGCTTCAGGCGGAAGAGATCTCACCGAGCAGGTATTGTTCGAGATGAGAAAAATGTTTAAATAG
- a CDS encoding OmpH family outer membrane protein has product MKIKYYPVHLLIGFLILSNSAAAQTQMGYIDSEQIFEQFEEFKFAKQKFEQEAAEAEKSLQNLWAQLDSLQNEREKGRFIWSASRLKEKDQEIADKQSEIRVTTKNTFGPGGKIYQSQRQLTQKAMDDIIIALTEIAEEEGYEMVFDAARGIIPYKESEHDLTDRVLERLRTGIEKSGGKR; this is encoded by the coding sequence ATGAAGATAAAATATTATCCTGTACATTTATTAATTGGATTTCTTATTCTATCCAATTCCGCCGCCGCGCAGACCCAAATGGGTTATATCGACAGTGAACAGATCTTCGAACAATTCGAAGAATTCAAATTCGCCAAACAAAAATTCGAACAGGAAGCCGCCGAAGCGGAAAAATCGCTGCAAAATCTGTGGGCGCAACTGGATTCCCTGCAAAACGAACGGGAAAAAGGCAGGTTCATATGGAGCGCCTCCAGGCTGAAAGAAAAAGATCAGGAGATAGCCGATAAGCAGAGTGAAATAAGGGTTACGACTAAAAATACTTTTGGTCCGGGCGGGAAAATCTACCAGTCTCAGCGTCAGCTGACACAGAAGGCAATGGACGATATAATTATAGCGCTGACGGAGATCGCAGAGGAAGAAGGATACGAAATGGTATTCGACGCCGCCCGCGGGATAATTCCTTACAAGGAAAGTGAGCATGACCTTACCGATAGAGTGCTTGAGAGGCTGAGGACCGGAATTGAGAAGTCCGGCGGGAAGAGATAA
- the lpxD gene encoding UDP-3-O-(3-hydroxymyristoyl)glucosamine N-acyltransferase — protein sequence MSVLLSDICELLEGELIGDGSVKIDGIAEVEKAGIGEITFVANKRYADYLNDSKASAVIIAKDMDTPTIPAIRVKDTQIAKAKTLSFFHPRKQYPPEIDKSAIIGEKSVIGEKSYVGAGSVIKDGAVLGIKCSIMENVFIDGEVIIGDECIINPGAMIISKTTIGNRVEIGSCSVIGGEGFGYLPDKEGILKVPQVGSVVIEDDVSIGSNCCIDRGTMGETIIRKGAKLDNLIQIAHNVEVGENTIIAAQTGVSGSTKIGSGVLMGGQAGLAGHITVGNGVKIGGRAGVTKSFPDGVVISGFPARVHKESLLKDASISNIPKMADKIKILEKEVKELKKR from the coding sequence ATGTCTGTTCTCCTGTCGGATATTTGTGAGCTGCTTGAAGGGGAGTTAATCGGCGACGGTTCTGTTAAGATCGACGGGATCGCTGAAGTAGAAAAAGCGGGCATCGGAGAGATAACCTTTGTTGCCAATAAGAGATACGCTGATTATCTGAACGATTCCAAAGCTTCTGCGGTTATAATCGCGAAGGATATGGACACTCCGACGATCCCGGCAATCCGCGTGAAAGATACTCAGATTGCTAAAGCAAAAACCCTGAGTTTTTTTCATCCTCGCAAGCAGTATCCGCCCGAAATCGACAAATCGGCGATTATAGGTGAAAAATCGGTAATCGGAGAAAAAAGCTACGTAGGAGCCGGGAGTGTTATCAAAGACGGAGCGGTTCTCGGAATAAAATGCAGCATCATGGAAAACGTTTTTATTGACGGAGAGGTGATAATCGGAGATGAATGCATTATAAACCCCGGAGCCATGATAATCTCTAAAACAACTATAGGAAACAGGGTGGAGATCGGCAGCTGTTCGGTCATCGGCGGAGAGGGATTCGGGTACCTGCCGGATAAAGAGGGAATACTTAAGGTTCCTCAGGTTGGTTCGGTGGTAATCGAAGACGACGTTTCAATAGGCAGTAATTGCTGCATCGACAGGGGAACTATGGGGGAAACGATAATTCGAAAAGGAGCGAAGCTCGATAACCTGATTCAGATTGCACATAATGTTGAAGTGGGAGAAAATACCATAATAGCCGCACAGACAGGTGTTTCCGGCAGTACCAAGATCGGCAGCGGCGTGCTTATGGGAGGACAGGCGGGATTAGCAGGGCATATTACCGTCGGCAACGGCGTGAAAATAGGAGGGCGGGCGGGAGTTACAAAATCCTTTCCCGACGGCGTGGTTATCTCCGGTTTTCCTGCCCGCGTTCACAAAGAAAGTCTTCTTAAAGATGCAAGCATAAGTAATATTCCCAAAATGGCGGATAAAATAAAGATATTGGAAAAAGAAGTTAAAGAACTTAAAAAGAGGTAG
- a CDS encoding bifunctional UDP-3-O-[3-hydroxymyristoyl] N-acetylglucosamine deacetylase/3-hydroxyacyl-ACP dehydratase, whose amino-acid sequence MTENQRTISKPVHFSGIGLHTGLKSRVTFRPAPVNHGIRFVRTDLENSPEIIPHIKNVVDLNRGTSIEQNGVRIHTVEHVLGALAGLQIDNVYVELTNKEPPVGDGSAKPFVDVLQKAGFVEQAEERKYLSIKETITVTQPERGAEIVVLPSDEFRITFLVDYDNPAIGKKYTSMYSLEDEFVKEFAPARTFCFLHEVEELHAAGLIRGGNLDNAIVVVDRKLNKKDIESLKKLLHIKGAVRVPNSGILNGKKLRFENEPVRHKTLDLIGDLALLGIPIKAHVLAARSGHSANVEIVKKLYKYYKKEQLTSKFQVSKTAGQVFDIQTIEKILPHRYPFLLVDKILDLTPGEKILAIKNVTRNEPFFNGHFPGHPIMPGVLIVEAMAQAGGILMLSAFGDPKGKLVYFTGIDKVKFRKPVTPGDQLKLELEVVKIFKSTCKMKGKAYVEDKVVASAEMTATIVDAEDK is encoded by the coding sequence ATGACTGAGAATCAACGAACGATTTCAAAACCGGTACATTTCTCCGGCATAGGACTCCATACAGGATTAAAAAGCAGAGTGACCTTCAGGCCTGCTCCGGTAAATCATGGGATCCGGTTTGTCCGCACGGATCTTGAAAACAGTCCTGAGATAATTCCTCACATTAAGAATGTGGTAGACCTCAACCGCGGGACAAGCATAGAACAAAACGGCGTACGTATTCATACTGTGGAACATGTTTTAGGGGCGCTTGCCGGACTTCAGATAGACAACGTTTACGTTGAATTAACAAATAAGGAGCCGCCTGTAGGCGATGGCAGCGCCAAGCCTTTTGTAGATGTATTGCAGAAAGCCGGTTTCGTGGAGCAGGCAGAAGAGAGAAAATACCTCTCTATCAAGGAGACTATCACGGTGACCCAGCCCGAACGAGGCGCCGAAATTGTGGTGTTGCCTTCAGACGAGTTCAGGATAACATTCCTGGTCGATTACGACAATCCTGCCATTGGGAAGAAGTACACTTCGATGTACTCACTTGAAGATGAGTTTGTCAAAGAATTCGCGCCTGCACGGACATTTTGCTTCCTGCATGAAGTGGAAGAACTGCACGCCGCAGGATTGATAAGGGGCGGGAATTTAGATAATGCAATAGTCGTCGTTGACCGGAAACTTAATAAAAAAGATATCGAGTCTCTTAAGAAGCTGTTGCATATTAAAGGTGCTGTCAGAGTGCCGAATTCAGGCATCCTGAACGGCAAGAAATTGCGATTTGAAAATGAACCTGTCCGGCATAAGACTCTCGACCTGATTGGAGACCTTGCGCTGCTCGGTATTCCGATTAAAGCTCACGTTCTCGCTGCACGCAGCGGGCATTCGGCTAACGTGGAGATCGTAAAGAAACTATATAAGTACTACAAAAAAGAACAACTCACGAGCAAATTTCAGGTGAGCAAAACTGCCGGTCAAGTTTTCGACATTCAGACTATTGAGAAGATTCTGCCTCACAGGTATCCCTTCCTTCTTGTGGATAAGATTCTCGACCTGACGCCGGGTGAGAAAATTCTCGCTATCAAGAATGTCACGAGGAACGAACCGTTTTTTAACGGTCATTTCCCCGGACATCCGATAATGCCGGGAGTGTTGATAGTTGAGGCAATGGCTCAGGCCGGAGGTATCCTGATGCTCAGCGCCTTTGGGGATCCTAAGGGTAAACTCGTATATTTTACGGGAATTGATAAAGTAAAATTCAGAAAACCTGTCACACCGGGAGACCAGCTAAAACTTGAGCTCGAGGTGGTCAAGATATTCAAGTCCACGTGCAAGATGAAGGGGAAAGCTTACGTGGAGGATAAGGTTGTGGCTTCGGCGGAGATGACTGCTACGATAGTAGATGCAGAAGACAAATAA
- the lpxA gene encoding acyl-ACP--UDP-N-acetylglucosamine O-acyltransferase, producing the protein MPAEVHPTAIIHKNALLNDGVTVGPYTIIEDDTVLGEGTEVGSHALIAAGTTIGKECRIFNGAVLGSIPQDLKYHGEKSTLEIGDQTTVREFATLNRGTEALGKTVIGSNCLIMAYVHVAHDCVIGNKVIIANSVNMGGHVLIEDNVTVGGMVPIHQFVRIGTFAFIGGGYRVPKDVPPYVLAAGDPLVYRTLNLIGLKRNGISGEAIKAISKAYKQIYDKDSTLNEGLSHLKSNGDHIPEVLKTIEFFETSSRGIIGGE; encoded by the coding sequence ATGCCGGCAGAAGTACATCCTACGGCGATCATACATAAAAACGCTCTCTTGAATGACGGCGTGACTGTTGGTCCCTATACAATCATAGAAGATGATACTGTGTTAGGAGAAGGAACCGAAGTCGGTTCTCACGCGCTTATAGCGGCGGGTACCACTATCGGTAAAGAGTGCAGAATTTTCAACGGGGCGGTTCTCGGCTCTATCCCGCAAGATTTAAAATATCACGGTGAGAAATCCACACTCGAGATCGGTGATCAAACAACAGTAAGAGAATTCGCCACTCTCAACAGGGGGACCGAGGCGTTAGGCAAAACCGTCATCGGAAGTAACTGCTTGATAATGGCTTATGTACACGTTGCACATGACTGCGTAATCGGAAACAAAGTAATCATCGCAAATTCGGTAAATATGGGCGGGCATGTTCTGATTGAGGACAATGTCACCGTAGGGGGGATGGTCCCTATACATCAATTCGTGAGGATCGGCACTTTTGCTTTTATAGGAGGGGGTTACAGAGTACCAAAGGACGTTCCTCCATACGTACTGGCAGCCGGTGATCCGTTGGTTTACCGTACACTCAACCTTATAGGGCTTAAGCGAAACGGGATATCCGGTGAAGCGATAAAGGCGATTTCTAAAGCCTACAAACAGATATACGATAAGGACTCGACTCTCAATGAAGGGCTCTCCCACTTAAAGAGCAACGGAGACCACATTCCTGAAGTACTGAAAACAATAGAATTTTTTGAGACTTCCTCGCGTGGCATCATCGGCGGCGAATAG
- a CDS encoding lipoate--protein ligase family protein, with protein MRLPRVASSAANSWSILLTGVSSGAYNMALDYALSVSTNGRSVLRLYEWNPRSVSIGHHQSSGTVNKSLCRELGVDFVRRPTGGRAILHSEEITYSVIIPGSDYGFGELYLKVHSAIGRAVARLGINVDLVRTSPLRNSMSPKSRKSVCFVSSAKTELEFNGKKIVGSAGRRYGNAILLHGSILLGDGHKALTDFLDLSAAQMIEMKKELSDKTTNLSEAAGRKVSASELISPMQKEFSAEFDTELEETALSDELNSQVESLENRFNMMAQREEAEAI; from the coding sequence TTGAGACTTCCTCGCGTGGCATCATCGGCGGCGAATAGCTGGAGTATACTGCTTACCGGAGTATCTTCAGGGGCGTACAACATGGCTCTTGATTATGCTCTGTCGGTATCGACAAACGGTCGATCTGTCCTCAGGTTGTATGAATGGAATCCCCGGTCTGTCTCGATAGGTCATCATCAATCTTCAGGGACAGTGAATAAAAGTCTTTGCAGGGAGCTCGGAGTCGATTTTGTAAGAAGACCCACCGGCGGAAGAGCGATCCTTCACTCGGAAGAAATTACGTACTCCGTTATAATACCGGGATCGGATTACGGTTTCGGAGAGCTATATCTGAAAGTTCATAGCGCAATTGGAAGAGCGGTGGCGCGGCTTGGAATAAACGTCGATCTTGTCAGGACAAGCCCGTTAAGGAACAGCATGAGTCCAAAATCCCGAAAGTCCGTCTGTTTTGTATCATCCGCAAAAACCGAATTGGAGTTCAACGGAAAAAAGATAGTGGGCAGCGCCGGAAGGAGATACGGTAATGCCATTCTCCTGCACGGATCAATATTGCTCGGAGACGGGCATAAAGCGCTCACGGATTTTCTCGATCTATCTGCTGCTCAAATGATCGAGATGAAAAAGGAGCTCTCTGACAAAACAACAAACCTTTCGGAAGCAGCCGGAAGAAAAGTTTCAGCATCAGAATTGATCAGCCCCATGCAGAAAGAATTTTCGGCTGAATTCGATACGGAATTAGAGGAAACAGCGTTGTCTGATGAACTGAATTCACAGGTTGAGAGTTTAGAAAATCGATTTAACATGATGGCGCAAAGAGAAGAAGCAGAGGCAATATGA